A genome region from Sebastes umbrosus isolate fSebUmb1 chromosome 22, fSebUmb1.pri, whole genome shotgun sequence includes the following:
- the LOC119482027 gene encoding ubiquitin carboxyl-terminal hydrolase 47-like, whose amino-acid sequence MDFFENDQQYLYNMLSSPAASKYYGLLNQGATCYLNSVLQVLFMTEDFREAVERHTCETCGPKCIDRHLASLFDDLKGCTAYTYNITKTLGIDNVYEQRDAAEYFEKILGLTSSEASQIFHGLLTHKTKCSTCRVETEADGAFWHLPLALVDSNSEDYSVVDGIKEYFRASDFSGENQMYCETCDDKSDATIKCVIKRHPEVLMLLLKRFEFDYSYMRYVKINRTVDVPYTLQIPTNQTYELYAVVEHFGDLRSGHYNATIKPQEEERWYKFNDDSVTLLEYQPFQVDTIEKSSSAYLLFYRKKTVRAAGACTQDREVSTPEEFPPATNDIHDQGPDVIKGKEREEVEEAAEVVDEPTVTVSIDRHEETGIKDIVSVGSRGGGLSSDLYNEVEDQGSGVYARHSIRNDLHNPQGDVKGDEQQKREDDKHAQRKGTSERLDDVRQNRSEHVSTRKDAAKQAKEQEKKGDDEHHQRRVDSSFRQAGSSRVTENRGSVEKWTMEGRHGSKQSKTLHVKIIEEETCQGVQTSSDTKNITIETVAGTSQGGITSLVYNEGSVKRKSDPKTDPKVKLSEGVGNLKLNDSPSPKPQEHRTKEMSDAQKQAVGKKHAEKKRGEKKRHLWRRSSPLKQNGKEKKKRNKTIGCFSGFRKSRKNADQTSESD is encoded by the exons ATGGATTTCTTTGAAAATGATCAACAGTATTTGTACAACATGTTGTCTTCTCCAG CAGCCAGTAAGTACTATGGCTTGTTAAACCAAGGGGCAACATGCTACCTGAACAGTGTGCTGCAGGTGCTGTTCATGACCGAAGACTTCAGAGAGGCTGTGGAAAG ACACACCTGTGAAACCTGTGGCCCTAAGTGTATTGATCGACATCTTGCGTCCTTGTTTGATGACTTAAAAGGATGTACGGCATACACCTATAATATCACCAAAACGCTGGGCATCGACAATG TGTATGAACAGCGTGATGCTGCTGAGTACTTTGAGAAGATTTTAGGTCTGACCAGTTCTGAGGCATCACAG ATTTTCCACGGACTGTTGACACACAAGACCAAATGTTCTACATGTCGTGTGGAGACCGAAGCCGACGGGGCATTTTGGCATCTTCCTCTTGCATTGGTTGATTCTAACAGTGAAGACTATAGCGTG GTGGATGGTATTAAGGAGTATTTCAGAGCTTCAGATTTCAGCGGAGAAAACCAGATGTACTGTGAAACGTGTGATGACAAGTCTGATGCTACTATT aaatGTGTAATAAAGCGTCATCCAGAGgttttgatgctgctgctgaagaggTTTGAGTTTGACTACAGTTACATGAGATATGTCAAAATCAACCGCACTGTGGATGTTCCCTACACCCTACAGATACCAACG AATCAGACGTATGAACTGTACGCAGTTGTGGAACATTTTGGAGATCTTAGAAGTGGACATTACAATGCAACAATCAAACCtcaagaggaggagagatggtaTAAGTTCAATGATGACAGCGTCACATTG CTTGAATACCAGCCATTCCAGGTGGATACCATTGAGAA ATCCAGCAGCGCTTATCTTCTTTTTTACCGGAAAAAGACAG TGCGTGCTGCAGGTGCTTGTACTCAAGACAGAGAGGTGTCTACTCCTGAAGAATTCCCGCCAGCTACCAATGATATCCATGACCAGGGTCCAGATGTCATaaaggggaaagagagagaggaggttgaGGAGGCAGCAGAGGTGGTTGATGAACCTACAGTGACTGTTTCCATCGACCGACACGAAGAAACAGGAATTAAAGACATAGTCAGTGTTGGGTCTAGAGGAGGTGGGCTATCATCTGACCTCTATAATGAAGTAGAGGATCAGGGCAGTGGAGTTTATGCCAGGCACAGCATAAGAAATGACTTGCATAATCCTCAAG GGGATGTGAAGGGAGACGAGCaacaaaagagagaggatgataAACATGCACAAAGGAAAGGAACATCAGAGAGATTAGATGATGTTAGACAGAACAGATCAGAGCATGTTTCAACACGTAAAGATGCAGCGAAACAAGCCAAAGagcaggaaaagaaaggagatgATGAACATCATCAAAGAAGAGTGGACTCTTCTTTTAGACAAGCAGGAAGCAGCAGAGTGACAGAGAACAGGGGCAGTGTTGAAAAGTGGACAATGGAAGGAAGACATGGTTCAAAGCAGTCCAAAACATTGCATGTGAAGATAATTGAGGAGGAAACCTGTCAGGGTGTTCAAACAAGCAGCGACACGAAGAACATAACAATAGAAACTGTAGCAGGAACTTCACAAGGTGGCATTACGAGTTTGGTATATAATGAAGGAagtgttaaaagaaaatcagatCCAAAAACAGACCCAAAGGTCAAATTGTCAGAGGGTGTTGGCAATTTAAAACTGAATGACTCACCTTCACCAAAGCCACAGGAACACAGAACCAAAGAAATGTCTGATGCACAAAAACAAGCTGTTGGGAAAAaacatgcagagaaaaaaagaggtgaGAAGAAAAGACATTTGTGGCGTCGCTCTTCCCCTCTGAAACAAAacggaaaggaaaaaaagaaacgcaacaaaactattggGTGTTTTTCTGGTTTTCGGAAAAGCCGAAAAAATGCAGACCAGACTTCAGAGTCggattaa
- the LOC119482032 gene encoding uncharacterized protein LOC119482032 has translation MTTQGQQEKRYDPEDTGLKFVSRPDDLDPLPPEEGDECLRTEMSCGHAVTPESLTGWCRSLLDQGQYKFKCPALKNGTLEKCDAKWSYKEVRRHALLTDEEMEYFEENIARLAATEYCEYKTCPGCKTYLERADLTNLSVQCIVCTADKKKVYEFCWQCLKQWKGAARRSDRCDNDGCINHDLELLKNCKTTALPEVNGVDACPSIRVCPTCGQRAAHDKTGCKNIICPRCQVEFCFVCLKLTPECLTTSSYYDACSDGVAPRQTSIPVWRRN, from the exons ATGACTACACAGGGTCAGCAGGAGAAAAGATACGACCCCGAAGACACGGGCCTGAAGTTTGTCAGCAGGCCGGATGATCTGGATCCACTAC CCCCAGAGGAGGGAGATGAGTGTCTCCGAACAGAGATGTCCTGCGGTCATGCTGTCACCCCAGAGTCTCTCACTGGCTGGTGTCGCAGCCTGCTGGATCAG GGCCAGTACAAATTTAAGTGCCCTGCTTTAAAGAACGGCACCTTGGAGAAGTGTGATGCAAAGTGGTCTTATAAAGAGGTGCGAAGGCACGCACTGCTGACAGACGAAGAGATGGAGTACTTTGAAGAGAACATCGCCCGTCTGGCTGCCACAGAATACTGTGAATACAAAACA TGTCCTGGGTGTAAGACCTATCTGGAGAGAGCGGACCTGACTAACCTCAGCGTGCAGTGCATAGTCTGCACAGCAGACAAGAAGAAAGTCTACGAGTTCTGCTGGCAGTGTCTGAAGCAGTGGAAGGGTGCAGCTCGACGCTCTGACCGCTGCGACAACGACGGCTGTATCAACCACGACCTTGAGCTCCTCAAGAACTGCAAGACCACCGCCCTACCTGAGGTGAATGGAGTTGACGCCTGTCCCTCCATCCGGGTCTGTCCCACCTGTGGTCAGAGGGCGGCGCACGACAAAACTGGCTGCAAGAACATCATCTGTCCTCGCTGTCAGGTCGAGTTCTGCTTTGTGTGTCTGAAGCTCACTCCTGAGTGCCTGACGACGAGCTCTTACTACGACGCCTGCAGTGATGGTGTGGCTCCCAGACAGACCTCCATACCTGTGTGGCGCAGAAACTAA
- the zgc:194655 gene encoding NEDD8 — MGKIYQVVVHGLRGEKMMIDLCNTDEQFKSMKVLQLREKIAEKLPENAGQEVLRLIFTDKNLDADDVLLSEYGIQHMSVIHMVVKVPGGLTA, encoded by the exons ATGGGAAAGATCTACCAGGTGGTGGTGCACGGACTGAGGGGGGAGAAGATGATGATCGACCTGTGCAACACAGACGAGCAGTTTAAGAGCATGAAGGTGCTGCAGCTGAGGGAGAAGATAGCAGAGAAGCTTCCCGAGAACGCAG GACAGGAGGTTCTGCGGCTGATCTTCACAGACAAGAATCTGGATGCTGACGACGTGCTGCTGTCTGAATACGGGATCCAGCACATGTCCGTCATCCACATGGTGGTGAAGGTTCCTGGAGGACTCACCGCTTGA